A section of the Bacillus sp. HSf4 genome encodes:
- a CDS encoding DUF1343 domain-containing protein: MKKQAFWLITGLVVLSTLTAAAAYPEKEKKAKVSPGIEVLIEKKRFLKGKKVGLITNPTGVNAELTSSIDLLYQDRDIELTALFGPEHGVRGDAQAGDEVESYIDEKTGLPVYSLYGDTKKPTPEMLKNVDVLLFDIQDVGTRFYTYIYTMAYAMEAAKENDIPFIVLDRPNPQSGTKVEGPVLDPDYSSFIGRYPIPLIHGMTAGELAKLFNREFDIGADLTVIKMKGWKRKMFFEDTGLPFVLPSPNMPTADTSIVYPGTGLIEGTNVSEGRGTTKPFELIGAPYMKSTELADKLNSLKLPGVVFRAASFTPTFSKHQNKLCHGVELYVKNRTAFQPVKTGIAIIKTIHDLYPNDFEFLPNSHFNRLIGNGWVKTMIEQGASLDDTVAKYEAEQKRFMNVRNKYLLY, from the coding sequence ATGAAAAAACAAGCGTTTTGGCTGATCACTGGATTGGTTGTCTTAAGCACACTGACGGCGGCGGCTGCCTATCCGGAAAAAGAAAAGAAAGCGAAAGTTTCACCAGGCATCGAAGTGCTCATAGAAAAGAAACGTTTTTTAAAAGGAAAGAAAGTGGGGCTCATCACAAATCCTACCGGTGTAAATGCTGAGTTGACGAGCAGCATCGATTTGCTTTACCAAGACCGAGATATTGAGCTGACAGCGCTTTTCGGCCCGGAACACGGCGTCAGGGGAGACGCGCAAGCCGGCGACGAAGTTGAATCATATATTGACGAAAAAACCGGTCTGCCCGTCTACAGTCTTTACGGTGATACGAAAAAACCCACACCGGAAATGCTGAAAAATGTTGATGTTCTTCTTTTTGATATTCAAGACGTCGGAACACGCTTTTACACCTATATCTACACCATGGCATACGCAATGGAAGCAGCCAAAGAAAACGACATTCCGTTTATCGTACTGGACCGGCCAAATCCGCAAAGCGGCACAAAAGTGGAAGGCCCGGTTCTCGACCCTGATTATTCATCATTTATCGGAAGATATCCGATCCCTTTAATACACGGCATGACAGCTGGAGAACTGGCAAAGCTTTTCAACCGGGAGTTTGACATCGGAGCTGATTTAACCGTCATCAAAATGAAGGGCTGGAAACGGAAGATGTTTTTTGAGGATACAGGGCTTCCTTTCGTCCTTCCTTCTCCAAATATGCCGACGGCTGACACAAGCATCGTTTATCCCGGCACAGGCTTAATCGAAGGCACCAACGTTTCCGAAGGAAGAGGAACAACCAAGCCTTTTGAGCTCATAGGCGCACCTTACATGAAAAGTACAGAGCTGGCAGACAAACTAAACAGCCTGAAGCTGCCCGGCGTTGTATTCAGAGCAGCATCCTTTACACCGACGTTTTCAAAGCATCAAAACAAACTGTGTCACGGTGTTGAGCTTTACGTGAAAAACCGCACCGCCTTTCAGCCTGTCAAAACCGGCATCGCGATCATAAAAACGATTCATGATCTTTATCCAAACGACTTTGAATTCCTCCCCAACAGCCATTTCAACCGCCTCATTGGCAACGGATGGGTCAAAACAATGATTGAACAAGGTGCTTCATTAGACGACACCGTTGCAAAATATGAAGCGGAGCAGAAACGGTTTATGAATGTCAGAAACAAGTATTTGCTTTATTAG
- a CDS encoding MurR/RpiR family transcriptional regulator — MATGGLEIIRTMLHKLPQSERKLAEYILENPHDIVNSTIHEVSASAKTSGAAAIRLCKSLGLKGFQDLKMRVAGDLMKPTDQGYRDIEPQEQLYSIVQKTANNSIQAIRDTCENIDHEQLQKAIQLLIGANTIHFCGIGASGIVAQDAQQKFLRINKRATAFTDMHLVATLIANADEHDIVFAISHSGETQEVANVLQLAKRYGIKSIGLTRFGQSAVSSLSDIILYTSCSNEAPFRSAATSSRLTQLYMIDVLFLGMAAERYEEIIQYIDQTKAAISLLGKMDD, encoded by the coding sequence ATGGCTACAGGAGGATTGGAAATCATTCGAACCATGCTTCACAAGCTGCCGCAGTCCGAACGGAAGCTAGCTGAGTACATTTTAGAAAATCCGCATGACATCGTAAACAGCACCATCCACGAAGTCAGCGCTTCGGCAAAGACAAGCGGCGCGGCTGCGATCCGGCTGTGCAAATCACTCGGACTGAAAGGATTCCAGGACTTAAAAATGCGCGTCGCCGGAGACCTGATGAAACCGACTGATCAGGGATACCGGGATATTGAACCGCAAGAACAGCTTTACTCAATCGTGCAAAAAACGGCCAACAATTCGATTCAGGCGATTCGCGATACATGTGAAAACATAGATCACGAACAGCTGCAAAAAGCCATTCAATTACTGATCGGTGCAAATACGATTCACTTTTGCGGAATCGGCGCCTCCGGCATCGTCGCACAAGACGCCCAGCAAAAATTTTTAAGAATTAATAAAAGAGCAACCGCCTTTACAGACATGCACCTTGTCGCAACATTAATCGCCAATGCGGATGAACATGATATCGTATTTGCCATCTCCCACTCCGGTGAAACGCAGGAAGTCGCTAATGTATTACAGCTTGCCAAAAGATACGGCATCAAATCGATTGGATTAACCCGCTTCGGCCAGTCTGCCGTTTCTTCATTAAGCGATATCATACTGTATACATCATGTTCAAATGAAGCGCCGTTTCGAAGCGCCGCAACCTCCTCTCGTTTAACTCAGCTTTATATGATCGATGTGTTGTTTTTAGGAATGGCCGCTGAGCGATACGAAGAAATCATTCAATATATTGATCAAACAAAAGCGGCCATCAGCTTGCTAGGCAAAATGGATGACTAA
- a CDS encoding glycoside hydrolase family 3 N-terminal domain-containing protein, whose amino-acid sequence MKTFFRCTLVIVLLSSLALQPGTSGAEAKQSQQSIQQMVSAMTLEEKIGQMLMPDFRNWKKKDDSSATGFTRMNEEVAGIIQRYHLGGVILFAENVTGTEQTVRLTDGLQKASPDIPLLIAIDQEGGIVTRLESGTNLPGNMAIGASKSRKNAYRSGQIIGKELKALGINVNFSPVLDVNNNPDNPVIGVRSYSSKPELAARLGIQTMKGLQGEQIAATAKHFPGHGDTAVDSHYGLPLVPHDEKRLRSVELVPFQQAINAGMDMIMTAHVQFPAFDDTTYKSKKDGKDIMVPATLSKKVMTDLLRKDLGFDGVVVTDALNMKAISDNFGQEEAVVMAVKAGVDIALMPAQVTSLETEKNLAAVFDALLKAVRQGEIPVEQINHSVERILSLKLKRGILDSASSESLQKKIKHALKTVGNPKHAKAEMKMAREGVTVLKNNSRILPFKPKKGDTILILAPYEDQTKAISKTIKSIKKKVVLNEYSFAEKTFNEDVQKQIDQADYVITGSYVVKNDPVVNDGIIDDTIEDSSKWATVFPRAAMKYAQSKQKKFVIMSLRNPYDTANFEEAQAVIAVYGFKGYSNGRFRQPNIPAGVEVIFGKAKPKGTLPVDIPSVTKPGEILYEYGFGLNLKNGKPLR is encoded by the coding sequence ATGAAAACATTTTTTCGATGCACACTGGTCATTGTATTGCTGTCATCCCTTGCATTGCAGCCTGGCACTTCCGGTGCGGAAGCAAAACAATCGCAACAGAGCATTCAACAAATGGTGAGCGCAATGACACTGGAAGAGAAAATCGGGCAGATGCTGATGCCTGATTTCAGGAACTGGAAGAAAAAAGACGATTCCAGCGCAACAGGGTTTACGAGAATGAATGAGGAAGTAGCCGGAATCATTCAAAGGTATCACCTCGGCGGCGTGATTCTGTTCGCAGAGAATGTGACAGGCACTGAGCAGACAGTCCGATTAACCGACGGTCTGCAAAAAGCGAGCCCGGATATTCCGCTTTTGATTGCAATTGACCAGGAAGGGGGAATTGTCACAAGGCTGGAATCAGGCACGAACTTGCCCGGAAATATGGCGATCGGCGCTTCAAAAAGCAGGAAAAACGCTTACCGGTCAGGACAAATCATCGGAAAAGAATTAAAAGCATTGGGCATTAACGTCAACTTCAGCCCTGTCTTGGATGTGAACAACAATCCCGACAACCCGGTGATCGGCGTCCGCTCCTACAGCTCCAAACCGGAACTGGCCGCCCGGCTCGGCATCCAGACAATGAAAGGTCTTCAAGGCGAGCAAATCGCAGCCACCGCGAAACATTTTCCCGGCCACGGCGATACAGCGGTTGACAGCCATTACGGCCTGCCGCTTGTTCCACACGATGAAAAACGGCTCAGAAGCGTCGAACTCGTCCCATTTCAACAAGCGATCAATGCCGGAATGGACATGATCATGACGGCGCACGTCCAGTTCCCCGCATTTGACGATACAACCTATAAAAGCAAAAAAGACGGAAAAGACATCATGGTTCCGGCAACACTCTCCAAAAAAGTCATGACAGATCTTTTACGTAAAGATCTCGGTTTTGACGGCGTTGTCGTGACTGATGCCTTGAACATGAAAGCCATCTCCGACAATTTCGGTCAGGAGGAAGCCGTCGTCATGGCCGTCAAAGCAGGGGTCGACATCGCACTGATGCCGGCACAGGTCACATCCCTGGAGACGGAAAAAAACCTTGCCGCTGTATTTGATGCCCTTCTCAAAGCTGTCAGACAAGGAGAGATTCCGGTTGAACAAATCAATCACTCGGTGGAAAGAATCCTTTCCCTCAAATTGAAAAGGGGCATCCTTGACAGCGCGTCATCCGAATCGCTTCAGAAAAAAATCAAACACGCTTTAAAAACGGTCGGCAATCCAAAACACGCGAAAGCGGAAATGAAAATGGCTAGAGAAGGCGTCACCGTATTAAAAAACAACAGCCGCATCCTTCCGTTTAAGCCAAAAAAAGGGGACACCATTCTCATTCTCGCTCCTTATGAAGACCAAACAAAAGCGATCTCGAAAACAATCAAAAGCATCAAGAAAAAGGTTGTATTAAACGAATATTCCTTTGCAGAGAAAACCTTTAATGAAGATGTCCAAAAACAAATCGACCAGGCTGATTATGTCATTACAGGCTCATACGTCGTCAAAAACGACCCTGTTGTCAACGACGGAATCATCGACGATACCATTGAAGACTCAAGTAAATGGGCGACTGTCTTTCCGCGCGCAGCCATGAAATACGCCCAATCCAAACAGAAAAAATTTGTCATCATGAGCCTTCGCAATCCCTATGACACGGCAAATTTTGAAGAAGCCCAGGCGGTGATTGCGGTGTATGGATTTAAAGGCTATTCAAACGGGCGGTTCAGGCAGCCGAACATCCCGGCGGGTGTTGAAGTCATCTTCGGAAAAGCAAAACCTAAAGGAACATTGCCGGTCGACATCCCTTCCGTTACAAAGCCAGGGGAGATTTTGTACGAATATGGATTTGGATTAAATCTCAAAAACGGTAAACCGCTTCGATAA
- a CDS encoding serine hydrolase domain-containing protein, giving the protein MSRTYRTRIKKRKRHNRNRRLLIFASLLICGLIYIAFPKAPNDQQEHHVQATEKQTKPEKKKNTSHKKKEEKQSHIITKNDNAQLDDYLKSIEFSGTALIVDKGEVVTSKGYSYANRKQQVPNTPDTVFYIGSSQKAIIATAILQLEEKGLLSVNDPVSLYLPDFPNGTNITLYHFLTHTSGIRGHKEGTGYISPDDLIQDIEDRGVKSGPGQWNYKDSNYSVLAYIVSKVSGEPLDQYVEEHIFKPAGMKHAGFYKTFSDQSYQSTGYKLNALKKLYTPDMPDLSQLYGAGDIYMTAYDMYLFDKALYDRKIISDESFTKMFTPNKATYGMGFYISPGSYSSHGVMPGYNILNSFSLTGDRYVILFSNIQNNIKSFGTVNNRIFSILNGS; this is encoded by the coding sequence ATGTCAAGAACGTACCGAACACGAATAAAAAAAAGAAAAAGGCATAACAGAAATCGGAGACTGCTCATTTTCGCCTCTCTCCTTATTTGCGGATTAATTTATATCGCTTTTCCAAAAGCCCCAAATGATCAACAGGAACATCATGTGCAGGCAACTGAAAAACAAACAAAACCAGAGAAGAAAAAGAACACGTCTCATAAGAAAAAAGAAGAAAAACAAAGTCATATCATAACAAAAAACGATAATGCACAATTGGACGACTATTTAAAAAGCATTGAATTCAGCGGTACAGCACTGATTGTAGACAAAGGAGAAGTTGTTACAAGCAAGGGCTATTCGTATGCAAACCGGAAACAACAGGTGCCGAATACGCCGGATACCGTCTTTTATATCGGTTCTTCTCAAAAAGCGATTATTGCAACTGCCATTCTTCAGCTTGAAGAAAAAGGACTGCTGTCAGTAAACGACCCGGTTTCGTTATACCTTCCGGATTTTCCAAATGGCACAAACATCACCCTCTATCATTTTCTGACACACACATCAGGCATTCGCGGGCATAAAGAAGGCACTGGCTATATTTCACCAGACGACCTTATACAAGACATTGAGGATCGCGGGGTTAAATCAGGGCCCGGACAATGGAATTACAAAGACTCCAACTATTCTGTTCTGGCTTACATTGTTTCAAAGGTAAGCGGCGAACCTTTAGATCAATATGTCGAAGAACATATTTTTAAACCTGCCGGCATGAAGCATGCAGGGTTTTATAAAACCTTTTCCGATCAGTCTTACCAGTCAACAGGTTATAAGCTCAATGCACTTAAAAAGCTGTATACGCCTGATATGCCTGATTTATCACAGCTTTACGGAGCAGGGGATATATACATGACCGCTTATGACATGTACTTGTTTGATAAGGCGCTTTACGACAGAAAAATTATTAGCGATGAAAGTTTCACAAAAATGTTTACGCCAAACAAAGCCACATACGGGATGGGCTTTTATATTTCTCCGGGAAGCTATTCAAGCCACGGCGTGATGCCCGGGTATAATATTTTAAACAGCTTCAGCCTGACAGGGGACAGATACGTGATACTCTTTTCCAATATCCAAAATAATATTAAATCATTTGGGACCGTCAACAATCGCATCTTCTCTATTTTAAACGGATCTTAA
- the pbp4b gene encoding penicillin binding protein PBP4B: MRKWITGSIAAFLSLSLILPSSVSAETTIAKDRQQQTYPTLKKAKQPEEAGFSSEKLKQVDDLIEQDISKGFPGAALIIIKDGKIVKKEAYGYKQKYNGLNPLKHPRKMKTNTMFDLASNTKMYAVNFALQHLASSGKLDLNAKISRYIPEFKDPPEDIIKGKNRIRVIDLLHHTAGFPASWNYYDPKTAGRLYSQTREKTLSFLSKTPLAYEPGTKQLYSDVDYMLLGLVIEKITGQPLDHYTENRLYRPLGLRHTMFNPLKKGFKPAQFAATELMGNTRDGTVWFPNIRTYTLQGEVHDEKAFYSMEGISGHAGLFSTVDDMAVLLQVMLNGGGYGEERLFSKRIIAQFTKPSKTDATYGLGWRLNGNTDMEWMFGKHASSRAYGHTGWTGTVTIIDPAYQLGIVLLTNKKHSPVIDPAKNPNQFEGDLFSTGKYGSVITAVYEALNNQ, from the coding sequence ATGAGAAAATGGATCACCGGAAGCATCGCAGCCTTCTTATCTCTTTCATTGATTCTGCCTTCCTCAGTTTCCGCTGAGACGACAATAGCTAAGGACAGGCAGCAGCAGACATACCCCACCTTAAAGAAAGCAAAGCAGCCTGAAGAAGCCGGCTTTTCTTCAGAAAAACTAAAACAGGTCGACGATTTAATCGAGCAGGATATCAGCAAAGGTTTCCCCGGCGCTGCGCTTATCATCATCAAAGACGGAAAGATCGTAAAAAAAGAAGCATACGGTTACAAGCAAAAATACAACGGACTCAATCCGCTCAAACATCCGAGAAAGATGAAAACAAATACGATGTTCGACCTGGCTTCCAACACAAAAATGTATGCCGTCAACTTCGCTTTACAGCATTTGGCTAGCAGCGGAAAGCTTGATCTAAATGCGAAAATCTCGCGCTATATCCCCGAATTTAAAGACCCGCCCGAAGACATCATCAAAGGAAAGAATCGAATTCGGGTGATAGACCTGCTTCATCATACGGCAGGATTCCCGGCAAGCTGGAACTACTACGATCCAAAAACGGCTGGCAGGCTTTATTCCCAAACGCGGGAGAAAACGCTGTCCTTTCTTTCAAAAACCCCCTTGGCATATGAACCAGGCACAAAGCAGCTTTACAGCGACGTCGATTATATGCTGCTCGGACTCGTCATCGAGAAAATCACAGGCCAGCCTTTAGATCATTATACGGAAAATCGACTTTACCGTCCTCTCGGTTTGCGGCATACCATGTTCAATCCTCTAAAAAAGGGATTTAAGCCTGCCCAATTCGCCGCCACAGAGTTAATGGGAAATACGAGAGACGGAACGGTATGGTTTCCCAATATTCGAACATATACATTACAAGGGGAGGTTCACGACGAAAAAGCGTTTTACTCGATGGAGGGCATTTCTGGGCATGCCGGTCTATTTTCAACAGTAGATGACATGGCGGTGCTTCTCCAAGTCATGCTGAACGGAGGAGGATACGGCGAGGAGCGGCTATTCAGCAAAAGGATTATTGCGCAGTTTACGAAACCGTCAAAAACAGATGCAACATATGGTCTAGGGTGGCGTCTCAACGGCAATACCGATATGGAATGGATGTTTGGAAAGCATGCCTCAAGCAGGGCATATGGACATACCGGCTGGACGGGGACTGTCACCATCATTGATCCAGCATATCAATTGGGGATTGTCTTATTGACCAACAAAAAACATTCACCTGTCATCGATCCTGCGAAAAACCCGAATCAGTTCGAGGGTGATTTATTTTCAACGGGAAAGTACGGCAGTGTGATCACTGCTGTTTATGAAGCGCTGAACAATCAATAG
- a CDS encoding PTS transporter subunit EIIC, translated as MSGNKTYAILAKQILEQIGGAENVAGFTHCMTRLRITPVSRQKANIESIKALEGVIGVVEEETLQIILGTGVVQRVSDEFGKLLVSSEQDDLKEAAAKHKAARSKKNATPFKLFLRRIASIFIPLIPALVASGLITGITKAVVQAGWLAETSQPAIILTVIGSGLFAYLGILVGVNTAKEFGGSPALGGLAGILIMNPAAGDIKLFGEALLPGRGGLIGVLFAAAFIAFIEKRVRRRTPHSLDIIVTPTVSLLLTGIVTYVIFMPVGGFISDAITSGLLAILNIGGIAAGFILGATFLPLVVTGLHQGLTPVHMELINSIGDDPLLPILAMGGAGQVGAAFAIYFKTKKARLKRAIGGGLPSGLLGIGEPLIFGVTLPLGRPFLTACLGAGIGGAFQAYFKIATVSIGVSGLPLSFLVHTHQILLYVVGLLISYAAGFLFTYAFGFNDEMAVEFD; from the coding sequence ATGAGCGGAAACAAAACATACGCCATCCTGGCAAAGCAGATTTTAGAACAAATCGGCGGTGCAGAAAACGTCGCCGGCTTCACCCATTGTATGACTCGTCTGCGGATCACACCCGTCAGCCGTCAAAAGGCAAATATCGAATCGATCAAAGCGCTTGAAGGCGTCATCGGTGTTGTCGAAGAAGAAACGCTGCAAATCATTCTTGGCACTGGCGTTGTTCAGCGTGTTTCAGATGAATTTGGCAAGCTGCTGGTTTCATCTGAACAAGATGATTTAAAAGAGGCGGCGGCCAAACATAAAGCGGCCCGCTCAAAGAAAAACGCAACACCCTTTAAACTGTTTCTGCGGCGAATCGCAAGCATTTTTATTCCGCTGATCCCCGCGCTTGTTGCCTCCGGCTTAATTACCGGAATTACAAAAGCCGTTGTCCAAGCCGGCTGGCTTGCCGAAACGTCTCAGCCCGCAATCATTTTAACAGTCATCGGCTCAGGTTTGTTTGCTTATTTGGGCATCCTCGTCGGGGTAAATACAGCGAAAGAATTCGGCGGTTCCCCGGCGCTCGGCGGTCTCGCAGGGATATTGATCATGAACCCTGCCGCAGGCGACATTAAACTGTTCGGTGAAGCCCTGCTCCCTGGAAGGGGCGGTTTGATCGGCGTTTTGTTCGCTGCCGCTTTTATCGCTTTTATCGAAAAACGAGTCAGGCGCCGCACCCCTCATTCACTTGATATCATTGTGACACCTACAGTCTCCCTTCTTCTCACAGGAATCGTCACCTACGTCATCTTCATGCCTGTCGGCGGCTTTATATCAGACGCAATTACTTCAGGACTTTTAGCCATATTAAATATTGGCGGCATTGCAGCGGGATTCATATTGGGCGCCACATTTCTCCCGCTCGTTGTCACCGGGCTGCATCAGGGACTGACACCCGTTCATATGGAATTGATCAATTCCATCGGAGACGATCCCCTGCTGCCGATTTTGGCCATGGGAGGCGCGGGTCAGGTAGGGGCCGCTTTTGCCATCTACTTTAAAACGAAAAAAGCCAGGTTAAAAAGAGCGATTGGCGGCGGTCTCCCGTCAGGTTTGCTCGGCATCGGAGAACCGCTGATATTCGGTGTGACCCTTCCGCTTGGACGGCCGTTTTTGACCGCTTGCCTTGGGGCGGGAATCGGCGGAGCATTTCAAGCCTATTTCAAAATCGCGACCGTATCAATCGGCGTCTCAGGACTCCCTCTTTCGTTCCTTGTTCATACACATCAAATCTTGCTGTACGTGGTCGGTTTATTGATTTCGTATGCCGCCGGATTTCTTTTCACATATGCTTTTGGCTTCAACGACGAAATGGCCGTTGAATTTGATTAA
- a CDS encoding DUF5391 family protein — protein sequence MKTNKVSVMIMTLISAVLFCSLLVSASLSPLADSGPNVNQFGSLGMWAAMATVLLFYMLPLIVYMIGINAMKFVMAVLCGIGLLAVIAMIPIILIFGAFSGTTPSLLGIIGICIVLAFVNVIWLFVAFRRPSVNTSF from the coding sequence ATTAAAACGAATAAAGTAAGTGTGATGATCATGACTTTAATCTCTGCAGTCCTATTTTGTTCTTTGTTAGTCTCTGCTTCACTTTCCCCGCTTGCGGATTCAGGACCTAACGTTAATCAGTTTGGTTCATTAGGTATGTGGGCGGCAATGGCAACCGTTTTGCTATTTTATATGCTGCCTCTTATTGTATATATGATTGGAATTAATGCAATGAAGTTTGTGATGGCCGTTCTTTGCGGAATCGGACTATTGGCCGTTATTGCGATGATTCCAATTATTTTGATATTTGGAGCCTTTAGTGGAACGACGCCTTCATTATTAGGAATCATCGGTATCTGCATTGTGTTAGCCTTCGTGAATGTTATTTGGTTATTCGTCGCTTTTCGCCGGCCGTCAGTGAATACTTCTTTCTGA
- a CDS encoding PhzF family phenazine biosynthesis protein — protein sequence MEFYLVDVFAEAKYTGNQLAVFKVEKDLSSDEMQKIAREINFSETTFIFGKQRNGGYDVRIFTPEKEIPFAGHPTLGTAFIIQNEIETGLSSKIILNVEVGAIPVTFDKSEDQVIWMKQNPPVFNKTFDKEMMAGVLGIDICDIDANFPIQEVSTGLPAVIVPLNSLNAVKKCKVNRERYEAFIKETEASLLVFSTETYHEQNDINARVFCDCFSVPEDPATGSAIGDLAGYLLHNSYLSKNHLSIRAEQGFEINRPSLLYIEAQTTENSIEIHVGGNVHLIAKGTWRT from the coding sequence ATGGAATTTTATCTTGTAGATGTGTTTGCAGAGGCAAAATACACAGGAAACCAGCTCGCTGTTTTTAAAGTCGAAAAGGACCTATCGAGTGACGAGATGCAAAAAATCGCGAGGGAAATCAATTTTTCCGAAACAACATTTATTTTTGGAAAACAGAGAAACGGCGGGTATGACGTCCGAATTTTCACCCCGGAAAAAGAAATTCCGTTTGCGGGCCATCCGACATTGGGCACAGCATTTATCATTCAAAATGAAATCGAAACTGGACTTTCTTCAAAGATCATTTTGAATGTAGAAGTTGGCGCCATTCCAGTGACGTTTGACAAAAGTGAAGATCAGGTCATTTGGATGAAACAAAACCCTCCTGTGTTTAACAAAACCTTTGACAAAGAAATGATGGCAGGCGTACTGGGAATCGATATATGCGATATAGACGCGAATTTCCCGATACAGGAGGTTTCCACAGGTCTTCCCGCGGTTATTGTTCCATTAAATTCGCTGAATGCAGTTAAAAAATGCAAAGTCAACAGAGAACGGTATGAAGCTTTTATAAAAGAAACAGAAGCCAGTCTGCTCGTTTTTTCTACGGAAACATATCATGAACAAAACGACATCAATGCCCGGGTATTTTGCGACTGTTTCAGCGTTCCGGAAGATCCTGCAACAGGAAGCGCAATCGGGGATCTCGCAGGATATTTACTGCATAACAGTTACTTAAGTAAAAATCATCTCAGCATAAGGGCTGAACAAGGGTTTGAAATAAACCGACCTTCCCTGCTTTATATTGAAGCGCAAACAACGGAAAACAGCATAGAGATCCATGTCGGCGGAAACGTTCACCTGATCGCAAAAGGAACTTGGAGAACTTGA
- a CDS encoding bile acid:sodium symporter family protein, with the protein MLQTINQTLGKIMPLLTPVSVVSGVLLSAYLNGFADFVPWIFAFMTFAGSLAANFQSLKAAVIHPLPMLLALFVLHIFMPLLALATGHLVFHGDSLTITGLVLGVVIPTGITSMIWAAMHKGNVGLTLSIILIDTILSPFIVPFSLSVLAGAHVEMDVAGMMKGLFGMVVIPSLLGMLVNQFSDPEKTARLSANCAPFSKIGLALVVAINSSVVAPYLKSVDLRFLTIAVTVFLVAFTGYVTAWLLGRLLKRPQEEITALIFTGGMRNISAGAVLATSFFPAKVAVPVVIGMLFQQILAALFGQMLARSELKKSCHVDKKTSLPS; encoded by the coding sequence ATGCTTCAGACCATCAATCAAACACTTGGAAAAATAATGCCTTTACTGACGCCTGTCAGCGTTGTCAGCGGGGTGCTGCTGTCAGCCTATTTAAATGGGTTTGCGGATTTTGTACCGTGGATTTTTGCTTTTATGACGTTTGCCGGAAGTTTGGCAGCCAACTTTCAGTCTCTAAAGGCAGCGGTGATTCATCCCCTGCCAATGCTGCTGGCTCTGTTTGTTTTGCATATATTTATGCCGCTGTTGGCATTGGCTACGGGTCACCTTGTGTTTCATGGGGATTCATTAACGATTACGGGGCTCGTTCTTGGCGTTGTGATACCAACCGGTATAACAAGCATGATTTGGGCGGCCATGCATAAAGGGAATGTCGGCTTGACCCTGTCGATTATTTTAATTGATACAATCCTCTCTCCTTTTATTGTGCCGTTCAGCCTTTCAGTGCTTGCAGGTGCTCATGTGGAAATGGATGTGGCGGGGATGATGAAGGGCTTGTTCGGAATGGTTGTCATCCCTTCCTTGTTGGGCATGCTCGTCAATCAGTTTTCAGATCCGGAAAAAACAGCGCGATTAAGCGCCAATTGTGCTCCGTTTTCTAAAATCGGCTTGGCCCTCGTCGTTGCTATTAACAGCTCAGTTGTCGCTCCTTACCTGAAATCTGTTGACCTTCGGTTTTTAACAATAGCGGTGACGGTATTTTTAGTGGCCTTCACAGGCTATGTAACAGCGTGGCTATTAGGCAGGCTGTTGAAACGGCCGCAGGAGGAAATCACTGCTTTAATTTTTACTGGCGGCATGCGTAATATCAGCGCAGGCGCCGTCTTGGCCACCAGTTTTTTTCCGGCGAAAGTGGCCGTGCCGGTCGTGATCGGCATGCTGTTTCAACAAATATTGGCGGCGTTGTTTGGCCAAATGCTGGCAAGAAGCGAGTTGAAGAAATCGTGTCATGTCGATAAAAAAACGAGTCTGCCTTCATAG